Proteins encoded by one window of candidate division WOR-3 bacterium:
- the rpiB gene encoding ribose 5-phosphate isomerase B, with protein MTKVKTIGIGADHRGFKLKEKLKDYLTKLGYRTIDFGVYSADRADYPLIAFALAQHIKEVPKAKSPKLDYGILICGSGLGMSIAANKVKGIRAALCVNSNFAQRARQHNNANILVLAADFTNISEAKKTAKVFLTEQFLGDRHKIRINQITNYENKQRCGIIN; from the coding sequence ATGACAAAAGTCAAAACAATCGGTATAGGTGCCGACCATCGGGGTTTTAAACTCAAAGAAAAATTAAAAGATTATCTTACAAAACTGGGATATAGAACTATTGACTTTGGAGTTTATTCTGCAGACCGGGCGGATTACCCATTAATTGCATTTGCTTTAGCCCAACATATTAAAGAAGTTCCTAAAGCAAAATCTCCCAAACTTGATTACGGCATTTTAATTTGTGGTTCAGGTTTAGGAATGTCAATTGCCGCAAATAAAGTCAAAGGAATTCGGGCAGCATTGTGCGTAAATTCTAACTTCGCTCAACGAGCACGCCAACATAATAATGCCAATATTTTGGTATTAGCCGCAGATTTTACCAATATTTCAGAAGCAAAAAAGACTGCGAAAGTTTTCTTAACTGAACAGTTTCTGGGCGACCGCCATAAAATCAGAATTAACCAAATTACTAATTACGAAAATAAACAGCGCTGTGGAATTATAAACTAA
- a CDS encoding branched-chain amino acid transaminase, which translates to MPLQKAKYIWMDGKLVPWDDAKIHINSHVIHYGTGVFEGLRCYKTPKGSVIFRLKEHTDRLFNSAKIYRMDIPFTKDEINKAIIDTIKANEQQECYIRPLVYRGYNELGVNPFNCPVCVAISTFYWGAYLGSGSTEKGVDVMVSSWNRMAPNTFPAMSKTCANYMNSQLIKMEAIKYGYVEGIALDIFGFVSEGSGENIFVVKNGKVYTPPLHASILPGITRDSVIKIAKDLGYEVLETTFLREFLYIADEVFFTGSAAEITPIGSIDKITIGQGSVGEVTKRLQREFFAIINGEKEDKYGWLTYVK; encoded by the coding sequence ATGCCCTTACAGAAAGCAAAATATATTTGGATGGACGGGAAATTAGTTCCCTGGGACGACGCCAAAATTCATATTAACTCGCATGTAATTCATTACGGCACAGGTGTTTTCGAAGGCTTACGCTGTTACAAAACTCCAAAAGGTTCAGTAATTTTCCGATTAAAAGAACATACTGACCGTCTATTCAATTCAGCAAAAATTTACCGAATGGATATTCCTTTTACTAAAGATGAGATAAATAAAGCCATAATTGATACGATTAAAGCCAACGAACAACAAGAATGCTATATACGTCCATTAGTTTATCGTGGCTATAATGAATTAGGCGTGAATCCATTTAATTGTCCAGTATGTGTGGCAATTTCAACTTTCTATTGGGGTGCATATTTAGGCAGTGGCTCTACGGAAAAAGGCGTCGATGTAATGGTTTCTTCTTGGAATCGAATGGCTCCCAATACCTTTCCGGCAATGTCTAAAACTTGTGCCAATTATATGAATTCACAACTTATTAAGATGGAAGCAATAAAATACGGTTATGTTGAGGGTATTGCCTTAGACATTTTTGGTTTTGTGAGTGAAGGTTCGGGTGAAAATATCTTTGTAGTCAAAAACGGTAAGGTCTATACTCCACCTTTACATGCTTCAATTCTTCCAGGTATCACTCGCGATTCAGTAATTAAAATTGCAAAAGATTTAGGTTACGAAGTTCTTGAGACAACTTTCTTACGAGAGTTTTTATATATTGCCGATGAAGTTTTCTTCACTGGTAGTGCAGCCGAAATAACTCCAATTGGAAGTATTGATAAGATTACAATTGGTCAAGGTAGCGTTGGTGAGGTAACCAAGAGATTGCAGCGGGAATTCTTTGCCATCATTAATGGCGAAAAAGAAGACAAATACGGCTGGCTCACTTACGTGAAATGA
- a CDS encoding cysteine hydrolase yields MDMQNDFLDPRSPSYTKSAKYIVPNLQNLIKFARKNKIPVIYTAHCHRDPKVDGGMTAQWWPEIKNKQTLVAGSKGAEIIKELSPLPEEKIIYKLRYSAFYNTDLEIYLRGLNISDLIVTGIMTGICVESTVRDAFFRDYKVFVVADATAAGEEELHINSLKIMAYAFAYIILTKDILSKIKVH; encoded by the coding sequence ATTGATATGCAAAATGATTTTTTAGATCCGCGGTCACCGAGTTATACTAAGAGCGCAAAATATATAGTTCCCAATCTTCAAAATTTGATTAAATTCGCTCGTAAGAACAAAATTCCAGTTATTTATACAGCACATTGTCATCGAGACCCTAAAGTTGATGGTGGTATGACTGCGCAATGGTGGCCGGAAATTAAAAATAAACAGACTTTAGTTGCTGGTTCTAAAGGCGCAGAAATTATTAAAGAATTATCACCGCTACCTGAAGAAAAAATAATTTATAAACTTCGCTATAGCGCATTTTATAATACAGATTTAGAAATTTATCTTCGAGGATTAAATATTAGTGATTTGATTGTCACGGGAATAATGACAGGAATATGCGTTGAGTCCACGGTCCGAGATGCTTTTTTTAGAGATTATAAGGTTTTCGTTGTCGCTGATGCTACTGCGGCTGGAGAAGAAGAACTTCATATAAATTCATTGAAAATAATGGCCTATGCATTTGCATACATAATATTAACTAAAGATATTTTATCAAAAATCAAAGTCCACTAA
- a CDS encoding glycosyltransferase family 2 protein — protein MQTVILTIYFILIICLAFYSTHAYLMLYYYFKGRKDNNRRRKFKYKNRDLPYVTIQLPMYNEKYVAERLINSACAVDYPKERLEIQILDDSTDETTFIVKRLVEKYQNLGFNIVLLHRNIRKGYKAGALDDGLKKAKGEFIAIFDADFIIPRNFLKKTLPYFSNEKICAVQTRWGHINKNYSVLTLGQAIALDGHFYIEQNIRSQKNFFLNFNGTCGIWRKSAIIDAGGWQDDTLTEDLDLSYRAQLKGWKIEFLLDVVCPGEVPVDFNGFRKQQFRWTKGAFETARKLLPTVIKSKFAPLKKLEAFIHLTNNMVFPILLALTLLSLPVLIIKVESGHSLSWYFRILSIFTIAVFPYPLIYGISQRNLNHRRTRKKRFRWQKIFEKFVPIFLIGGFVSLSLSNTWAIIKALRRKPTEFSRTPKFRITSKKDTFSGKKYQEKISPIVFLELIITLYLLVTTTYAFIEGQFTLAPFLLLYTLGFGYLSVASIYQSASNYFTFVYQTEKALIDS, from the coding sequence ATGCAAACAGTTATTCTTACAATCTATTTTATCTTAATTATCTGTCTGGCATTCTATTCTACGCATGCGTATTTGATGTTATATTATTATTTTAAGGGGAGGAAAGATAATAATCGGCGAAGAAAATTTAAATATAAAAATCGAGACTTACCTTATGTTACCATCCAACTCCCAATGTATAACGAAAAATATGTTGCAGAAAGATTAATTAATTCGGCTTGTGCAGTCGATTATCCTAAAGAACGACTGGAAATTCAGATTTTAGATGATTCGACGGATGAAACCACCTTTATTGTCAAACGATTAGTAGAAAAATACCAAAATTTAGGTTTTAATATTGTTTTGCTCCATCGTAACATCCGTAAAGGATATAAAGCCGGTGCACTCGATGACGGGCTTAAAAAAGCCAAAGGCGAATTCATTGCAATCTTTGATGCCGATTTCATAATTCCTCGGAATTTTCTCAAAAAAACTCTGCCTTATTTTAGCAATGAAAAAATATGTGCGGTGCAAACCAGATGGGGACATATCAATAAAAATTATTCAGTATTAACTTTAGGACAGGCCATTGCTTTAGATGGCCATTTTTATATTGAACAGAATATCCGTTCCCAAAAGAATTTCTTCTTAAATTTTAATGGCACTTGTGGTATTTGGCGGAAATCCGCAATTATTGATGCCGGTGGTTGGCAGGATGACACTTTAACTGAAGATTTAGACCTCTCCTATCGAGCACAACTTAAGGGTTGGAAAATTGAGTTTCTTTTGGATGTTGTCTGTCCTGGTGAAGTTCCAGTTGATTTTAATGGATTCAGAAAACAGCAGTTCCGTTGGACTAAGGGCGCATTTGAGACTGCTCGAAAATTATTGCCTACAGTTATTAAATCTAAATTCGCACCCTTAAAAAAACTTGAGGCGTTTATTCATCTAACTAATAATATGGTCTTTCCTATCCTTTTAGCCCTAACACTGTTATCACTTCCTGTACTAATAATAAAAGTAGAAAGTGGACATTCTTTATCTTGGTATTTTCGAATATTGTCTATATTTACGATTGCAGTTTTCCCGTATCCGCTCATCTATGGAATAAGTCAAAGAAATTTGAATCACAGACGAACACGAAAAAAAAGATTCCGATGGCAAAAAATATTCGAGAAATTCGTACCTATCTTTTTAATTGGTGGTTTTGTTTCTTTAAGTTTATCCAATACCTGGGCAATTATCAAAGCCTTAAGGAGAAAGCCGACCGAATTCTCTCGTACACCTAAATTTCGTATTACTTCTAAAAAAGACACCTTTAGTGGGAAAAAATATCAAGAGAAGATTTCTCCGATTGTTTTCCTTGAACTAATAATTACATTATATTTATTAGTCACGACAACCTATGCTTTTATTGAAGGTCAATTTACTTTAGCACCTTTCCTTTTATTATATACTTTAGGATTCGGATATTTATCGGTAGCGTCAATATATCAATCTGCGAGTAACTATTTTACATTTGTTTATCAAACTGAAAAGGCATTAATCGATTCATAA
- a CDS encoding PorV/PorQ family protein, which yields MKKNQTTAIIILVLTLIGLIYASEYPGAVFLMIWPGARPTSLGGAFVAIADDATAPYYNPGGLGFLNSSYATLMHSNWLPGLYPGMYYEYLGFSHSLRKQGTIGFNFIYLTTGETDVIDHNGNYLGKYTTFDVAISGSYGFKASPNVATGLSAKFIYSYLVPDWVFGAIEELRGTTGGIGMSWAFDVGVLYKPLRYLSVGASLANIGPNISFSTSGESDPLPRMLRLGVKYTPVENQIIKVNITPEITKVLVGMFYDPDEEKTFAQELNYEIWSAWKSLGIEAWLYDIFSIRIGYFEDLEGARGGIRIIDVSGDERYLSLPKYLFTKHGGRFNKIGLTFGIGVHYRGFQIDVGNDQMIYDFETSNYKFSFTYRF from the coding sequence GTGAAAAAGAACCAAACAACAGCAATAATCATTTTAGTATTAACTTTAATAGGTTTGATTTATGCCAGTGAATATCCCGGTGCAGTTTTTTTGATGATATGGCCTGGAGCTAGGCCGACGAGTTTAGGTGGTGCTTTTGTGGCCATTGCTGATGATGCCACAGCACCTTATTATAATCCTGGTGGTCTGGGATTTTTGAATAGCAGTTATGCTACTTTGATGCATTCTAATTGGTTGCCCGGACTTTATCCAGGAATGTATTATGAGTATTTGGGATTTAGCCACTCTTTACGAAAACAAGGAACAATTGGTTTTAATTTTATTTATTTAACGACCGGCGAAACTGATGTCATCGACCACAATGGCAATTATTTAGGTAAATACACGACATTTGATGTTGCAATTAGTGGTAGTTATGGATTTAAAGCATCGCCTAATGTCGCTACTGGTTTATCAGCAAAATTTATCTATTCATATCTTGTGCCCGATTGGGTCTTTGGAGCAATTGAAGAGTTGCGAGGCACTACTGGTGGAATTGGTATGAGTTGGGCTTTTGATGTTGGTGTCTTATATAAACCGTTGAGATATTTATCAGTAGGTGCTTCACTGGCTAATATTGGTCCTAATATCTCATTTTCAACCAGTGGTGAATCTGACCCATTGCCCAGAATGTTAAGATTGGGTGTAAAATATACACCGGTGGAAAATCAGATTATAAAAGTGAATATTACACCAGAAATTACTAAGGTACTTGTTGGAATGTTCTATGACCCAGACGAAGAGAAGACTTTTGCCCAAGAGTTGAATTATGAGATCTGGTCTGCCTGGAAGAGTTTAGGGATAGAAGCTTGGCTCTATGACATATTTTCTATCCGCATCGGCTATTTTGAAGACCTTGAAGGCGCTCGAGGCGGCATCAGAATTATTGATGTTTCTGGTGATGAGCGATATTTATCTTTACCAAAGTATCTTTTTACTAAACACGGCGGGAGATTCAATAAAATCGGTTTGACTTTTGGTATCGGTGTCCATTATCGGGGATTTCAAATTGATGTGGGCAATGACCAGATGATATATGATTTTGAAACTTCTAATTACAAATTTTCATTCACATACCGTTTTTAA
- a CDS encoding adenylosuccinate synthase: MPSLGIIGLQWGDEGKGKIIDFLAQNYDIVVRYQGGPNAGHTVYWNGVRFAFHQIPSGILNPKSICIIGCGCVVDLEVLREELNHIKSANIDFQNRLFIDFKAHLILPYHKVIDKFREAALGNKKIGTTTQGIGPCYEDKYARIGIRFGDIKDEEVFREKLKRNLAQKNFLLMELYKAEPLSEKKIYDEYQDYIAEFSNMAIDGSEFINLAYEQKKKILFEGAQGTLLDIDHGTYPFVTSSSPSAGGICSGVGIGPNRIDNLLGVVKAYTTRVGMGPFPTELLDENGKLLQKRGGEFGTTTGRPRRCGWFDAPLVKYTARINGIKQIAVTKLDVLDAFKEIYLCIGYKYKDEIIKEFNPNLCTELKPLYLQIEGWQSSTKSIQDWKLLPKQAQHYLNKIEELTGCEIVILSVGEKREETIISSRFNC, from the coding sequence ATGCCAAGTTTAGGGATTATTGGTTTGCAATGGGGTGATGAAGGTAAAGGCAAAATCATTGACTTTCTTGCTCAAAATTATGATATTGTTGTTCGGTATCAAGGCGGTCCAAATGCTGGTCATACAGTTTATTGGAATGGTGTTCGCTTTGCTTTTCACCAAATTCCGTCAGGTATTTTAAACCCAAAATCAATTTGCATTATTGGCTGTGGTTGTGTTGTTGATTTAGAGGTACTTAGAGAAGAACTGAACCATATAAAATCAGCCAACATTGATTTCCAAAATAGACTTTTTATTGATTTCAAAGCGCATTTGATTCTTCCATATCATAAAGTAATTGATAAATTTCGCGAAGCAGCATTGGGAAATAAAAAAATTGGTACTACGACTCAAGGTATCGGTCCCTGTTATGAAGATAAATATGCCCGGATTGGTATTCGATTTGGCGATATAAAAGATGAAGAGGTTTTTCGAGAAAAGTTAAAGCGTAATCTGGCCCAAAAAAATTTCTTATTAATGGAACTATATAAAGCCGAACCGTTGTCTGAAAAAAAGATCTACGATGAATATCAAGATTATATTGCTGAATTTAGCAATATGGCAATTGATGGTTCCGAGTTTATTAATTTGGCTTATGAACAGAAAAAGAAGATTCTTTTTGAAGGAGCCCAAGGTACTTTATTAGATATTGACCACGGCACTTATCCATTTGTGACATCTTCTTCACCTTCAGCGGGTGGAATTTGCTCGGGTGTTGGTATCGGGCCGAATAGAATTGACAATTTGCTCGGAGTGGTTAAAGCTTATACAACACGGGTGGGGATGGGACCGTTTCCAACTGAATTGCTTGATGAAAATGGTAAACTACTACAAAAACGTGGTGGAGAGTTTGGGACTACTACTGGCAGACCGAGACGATGTGGCTGGTTTGATGCACCTTTGGTTAAATACACTGCAAGAATTAACGGTATCAAACAGATCGCAGTTACAAAACTTGATGTCTTAGATGCATTCAAAGAAATCTATCTTTGCATAGGTTATAAATACAAAGATGAGATAATAAAAGAATTCAATCCGAATTTATGTACAGAACTCAAACCACTCTACCTACAAATAGAAGGCTGGCAAAGTTCAACTAAAAGTATCCAAGATTGGAAACTTCTACCGAAACAAGCACAACATTATCTGAATAAAATTGAAGAACTCACTGGTTGTGAAATTGTAATCTTGTCTGTCGGCGAAAAAAGAGAAGAAACAATAATTTCTTCAAGATTTAACTGTTAA
- the hypB gene encoding hydrogenase nickel incorporation protein HypB, giving the protein MRIQMLNRVLASNDALAQEHRKRFDQEKVTAINIMSAPGSGKTALIEKTVSHFKNKLKIFVIEGDIKGDLDAKRVLKAGGKVYQINTDGACHLDAFMLSQVLSKIDYQKIDLLLIENVGNLVCPAEFNLGVHYNVMLLSTPEGADKPVKYPLMFSKADLLIINKIDLLPYVDFDFRTLEKSLRIIKPSLKIIKLSCKTREGLSDWFDWLKSHVPC; this is encoded by the coding sequence ATGAGAATTCAAATGTTAAATCGAGTTTTAGCATCGAATGATGCTTTGGCTCAAGAACATCGCAAAAGATTTGACCAAGAAAAAGTTACAGCAATTAATATTATGTCTGCACCCGGTTCAGGAAAAACTGCTTTAATTGAAAAGACCGTCAGCCATTTTAAGAATAAGTTAAAAATATTTGTGATTGAAGGTGATATTAAAGGTGATTTAGACGCTAAGCGTGTGCTCAAAGCTGGTGGAAAGGTTTATCAGATCAATACTGATGGTGCGTGTCATCTTGATGCATTTATGCTATCACAGGTTTTATCAAAAATTGACTACCAAAAGATTGATTTGCTCTTGATTGAAAATGTTGGTAACCTCGTATGTCCAGCAGAATTTAATTTAGGCGTGCATTATAATGTAATGCTACTTTCAACACCAGAAGGGGCGGATAAACCGGTAAAATATCCTCTGATGTTTTCCAAAGCCGATTTGTTGATAATTAATAAAATTGATTTACTACCATATGTTGATTTTGATTTCCGAACATTAGAAAAATCACTGAGAATAATTAAACCTTCTTTGAAAATTATCAAACTCTCCTGTAAGACCAGAGAAGGACTTTCTGATTGGTTTGATTGGCTAAAATCACATGTTCCCTGTTAA
- a CDS encoding MFS transporter, whose protein sequence is MGNLFLIQFLANLAPTLILIYIPLIAQSLGARPAKIGLVVSIYHTMVFIAGILFGRLSDLRGRKRYIVLGLGISAIAFFVHLLIKDLTTLFAFRAFAGFAVGMFPAALLTYAYEKNNTLGKFTAVGSLGWGVGSIVAGIIAVYYRLFILAGSIFFITFILAIFTLEKTPVRIKQEFFDFSVIKRNWRIYLTFLMRHAGAFGIWAIFPIYLAQLGANKFWIGVIYAINAFGQFLFLPYLDRYRSIRLITAGLIFSATTFIIFALCRNHWQILPFQVLLALSWSCLYLGTLKYLMEHNEERATAVGAFNSLMSLSGIVGPIIGGIVGSFGYRSVMLSAAILTLASLFVFKGK, encoded by the coding sequence GTGGGCAATCTTTTTCTAATTCAATTTCTGGCTAATTTAGCGCCAACTTTAATTTTAATTTACATTCCATTAATTGCTCAAAGTCTTGGTGCTCGTCCAGCTAAAATTGGATTGGTCGTTTCTATTTATCACACAATGGTCTTTATTGCGGGAATATTATTTGGAAGACTTTCTGATTTAAGAGGCCGTAAGCGATATATCGTTTTAGGTTTGGGAATCTCAGCCATTGCTTTTTTTGTTCATTTATTAATCAAAGATCTAACGACACTCTTTGCATTTCGAGCCTTTGCTGGTTTTGCAGTAGGTATGTTTCCTGCAGCGCTCTTAACATATGCTTACGAGAAAAATAATACATTGGGGAAATTCACGGCGGTGGGGTCATTAGGTTGGGGTGTTGGTTCAATTGTTGCAGGAATCATCGCAGTCTATTATCGACTTTTCATTTTGGCGGGGAGTATTTTCTTTATAACATTTATTTTAGCAATCTTTACTTTAGAGAAAACACCCGTGAGAATAAAACAAGAGTTTTTTGATTTCTCCGTAATCAAGAGAAACTGGCGAATATACTTAACATTTTTGATGCGCCATGCTGGCGCGTTTGGCATTTGGGCAATCTTTCCAATTTATCTGGCGCAACTCGGTGCTAATAAATTTTGGATTGGTGTGATATATGCAATTAATGCATTTGGCCAGTTTCTCTTTTTACCATATCTTGACCGTTATAGAAGTATCCGTTTGATAACTGCAGGATTAATCTTTTCCGCCACTACTTTTATAATATTTGCCTTATGCCGTAACCATTGGCAAATTTTACCATTTCAAGTCTTACTTGCTTTATCATGGTCTTGTTTATATTTAGGCACATTAAAATATTTAATGGAACACAATGAAGAACGTGCAACCGCTGTTGGTGCATTCAATTCTTTAATGAGTTTATCGGGAATTGTCGGGCCTATAATTGGTGGCATTGTGGGTAGTTTCGGTTATCGTTCTGTAATGCTCTCTGCAGCCATTTTAACATTAGCAAGTTTATTTGTGTTTAAGGGAAAGTAA
- a CDS encoding helix-hairpin-helix domain-containing protein has product MIFVLILISLFNLANVQEMVLGYWVCDIIKEEMNVDLVILPTSAIFDSLSYKNDTLILTSVNYLQLLYLLSSNISKENPTPFSGFDLNYKNVDDKFSFNCDVFTTKEKASLITTKSLKGLQELRLPTTILTQDIIKIVCTYLQKKKNIPLLQLGRYLPLQPTQSVNTNPQQQINQITAKSHKSKININTASKEELISLPGIGPKIAQSIIDYRIKNGPFRSIKEIMNVKGIGPKRYEAIKDLIFVE; this is encoded by the coding sequence ATGATTTTTGTCCTAATCTTAATTAGTTTATTTAATCTGGCAAATGTTCAAGAAATGGTTTTGGGATATTGGGTTTGTGATATTATCAAAGAAGAAATGAATGTTGATTTGGTAATATTGCCAACATCAGCGATTTTCGACAGTCTGTCTTATAAAAACGATACTTTAATATTAACCTCAGTTAATTATCTACAACTTCTGTATCTGCTTTCAAGTAATATATCAAAAGAGAATCCGACGCCATTTTCTGGATTTGACTTAAACTATAAAAATGTCGACGATAAATTTAGTTTTAATTGCGATGTTTTTACAACAAAAGAGAAAGCTAGTTTGATTACAACAAAATCGCTTAAAGGCTTACAAGAACTGCGTTTACCTACTACAATATTGACTCAAGATATCATCAAAATAGTATGTACTTATTTACAGAAGAAAAAAAATATTCCATTACTTCAATTAGGAAGGTATTTACCCCTTCAACCAACACAGAGCGTCAACACGAATCCACAACAACAGATAAATCAGATCACTGCTAAAAGTCATAAGTCAAAAATCAATATCAATACTGCGAGTAAAGAAGAATTAATCAGTTTACCTGGGATTGGACCCAAAATTGCTCAGAGTATCATTGACTATCGGATAAAAAATGGTCCATTTCGCTCAATCAAAGAAATAATGAATGTTAAGGGTATCGGACCAAAAAGATACGAAGCAATTAAAGACTTAATTTTTGTTGAATAA
- the rpoN gene encoding RNA polymerase factor sigma-54 — MMNHELRLEPKQILTPQILLNLKLLSLPNIELEGLIRMELEKNPVLEIATETNEEETQLFETESDHIDMMDFPIGEPDIFTSGSTPVIDSSEITVKPKTSIEENLLPIVKSVVHQEDFPIAEYIIGNLDENGFLTISLQEISNTFNIPLERVQNIVKQISQIEPGGIATSNLQECLLSQLQYIGFDENSPEVKIIRDYYDLLIKRQYQKIAKLLKIEESSLSTILENLSGLDPRPISRYFSSTPEYVMSDFSIRWQGDNLVGSLYDETIPVLRIAPRYREMVLSPKEFSEEEVQFAREKLKNAIMLIKGIESRKQTLKSIIQFIISHQKEFLTTGNKEQIKPISIKDAASNLNIHISTLSRAIQGKYVDTPVGIFPLRFFFTTGGSGEHSRHSIKEKIQNIIAQENKARPYTDDEIVKILAQENIKLSRRTVAKYREELKIPGSSERKINK; from the coding sequence ATGATGAACCACGAACTACGATTAGAACCAAAACAAATCTTAACTCCTCAAATTCTATTAAATCTTAAATTGCTCTCTCTGCCGAATATTGAATTAGAAGGTTTAATTCGTATGGAATTAGAAAAAAACCCGGTGTTAGAAATCGCCACTGAAACAAATGAAGAAGAAACACAACTCTTTGAAACCGAATCTGACCACATTGATATGATGGATTTTCCAATTGGAGAACCCGACATTTTTACTTCTGGTTCGACTCCGGTCATTGACTCTTCGGAAATAACGGTTAAACCAAAGACCAGTATTGAAGAAAATCTTTTACCAATTGTTAAATCTGTGGTACACCAAGAAGATTTTCCGATTGCGGAATACATTATCGGTAATCTTGACGAGAATGGATTTTTAACTATTTCTCTCCAAGAAATCAGTAATACCTTCAATATTCCTTTAGAACGAGTACAGAATATCGTTAAACAAATTTCTCAGATTGAACCTGGTGGTATTGCAACATCAAATCTTCAAGAATGTCTTCTGAGTCAACTTCAGTATATTGGTTTTGATGAAAATAGTCCGGAGGTGAAAATTATCCGTGACTACTATGATTTACTAATCAAGCGTCAATATCAAAAGATTGCTAAATTGTTAAAAATAGAAGAATCCAGCCTTTCAACTATCTTAGAAAATCTCAGTGGCCTTGACCCACGACCGATTAGTCGTTATTTCTCAAGCACACCGGAATATGTGATGTCAGATTTTTCGATTCGTTGGCAGGGAGATAATTTGGTCGGTTCATTATATGACGAAACAATTCCCGTTTTACGTATTGCACCTCGCTATCGTGAAATGGTTCTCAGCCCAAAAGAGTTTTCGGAAGAAGAAGTGCAATTTGCTCGGGAAAAATTAAAGAACGCCATAATGCTTATTAAAGGTATTGAGTCAAGAAAGCAAACCTTAAAAAGTATCATCCAATTTATAATTTCCCATCAAAAAGAATTTTTAACGACAGGCAACAAAGAACAGATTAAACCAATATCAATTAAAGACGCTGCGAGTAATTTAAACATTCATATTTCAACTTTATCTCGAGCCATTCAAGGAAAATATGTCGATACACCAGTAGGAATTTTCCCATTACGATTTTTCTTTACTACTGGTGGCTCAGGTGAACACAGCCGACATAGTATTAAAGAAAAGATTCAAAACATAATAGCTCAGGAGAACAAAGCAAGACCTTATACTGATGATGAAATCGTGAAAATTTTAGCCCAAGAGAATATCAAACTGTCCCGAAGAACTGTCGCCAAATATCGCGAAGAATTAAAAATTCCCGGCTCAAGCGAGCGAAAAATCAACAAATGA
- the lptB gene encoding LPS export ABC transporter ATP-binding protein, translating into MNATALVAQNLVKSYNTRKVVNDVSLEIHQGEIVGLLGPNGAGKTTTFHMITGYIQPEAGKIFLNGQEITNLPVYKRARLGLGYLSQEPSIFRKLSVKDNILAILELLNIPNAKRQEILDKLLLKLDIQELANQKGASLSGGERRRVELARALVSNPKFLLLDEPFTGIDPIVRAEIQDIIKQLKSEGLGIFITDHNVRETLEITDRTYIMYDGKILVSGHPQELIENPLAREIYLGERFRI; encoded by the coding sequence ATGAATGCTACAGCACTTGTTGCTCAAAATTTAGTCAAATCTTATAATACCCGTAAAGTTGTTAATGATGTCTCGTTAGAAATTCATCAAGGTGAAATTGTCGGGCTCTTAGGACCAAATGGTGCGGGTAAGACCACAACCTTTCATATGATTACTGGTTATATTCAACCAGAAGCCGGCAAAATCTTTCTCAACGGTCAAGAAATCACAAACTTACCTGTATATAAAAGAGCCAGACTGGGCTTAGGTTATCTCTCCCAAGAGCCGTCCATCTTTCGTAAACTATCAGTAAAAGATAATATCTTAGCAATTTTAGAACTGTTAAATATACCAAATGCAAAAAGACAGGAAATCTTAGACAAATTATTATTAAAACTTGACATCCAGGAACTGGCAAATCAAAAAGGCGCAAGTCTATCAGGTGGAGAACGCCGAAGAGTTGAACTGGCTCGAGCATTAGTATCAAATCCCAAGTTTTTACTATTAGATGAACCTTTTACTGGTATTGACCCGATTGTCCGTGCTGAAATTCAAGACATTATCAAACAACTTAAATCCGAAGGTTTAGGCATTTTCATTACTGACCATAACGTGCGAGAGACTTTAGAAATTACTGACCGCACTTATATTATGTACGACGGTAAAATTTTAGTCTCAGGTCATCCCCAAGAACTAATTGAAAATCCATTAGCCCGAGAAATCTATTTAGGTGAACGATTCCGGATTTAA